aaagttggtcggttttttaatattaatatttatttattttaattgaaaaaccgaccaaagttggtcggtttcttgaaaaataaattttgcgggactcaaaaatagtttttcgcatttttgcgccaaagaaaactgaCCAAAggtggtcggtttcgtaaaaaaaaattaaaaaataaaatattttgaaaaaccgaccaactttagtccattttttggcctttttttgaccgaccaaagttggtcggtcgaccttgatcggtttttgccgaatttctagtagtgatacaATGCCAAAGAAAGATACACATAAAAAAGACATAAATATTATTCCATATGAGCTTGCTTCTTTGCTGAAAATCAAAATGTATAAATAAGTATTATTCGGGAGATTTTTTACCTATTAAGACAACAACAAATAGTATCACTTTGACCAAACTTAGGGTTAGGTATACACAACCCCACAAAATAATCCAAACGCTTGCATGGCTTCTTGCAGTCTAGATGACTTGTGCATGGGCCCAAATATACGCCGCATATCTCCTCCGAACCATTCACATGGTTTTCTACATTTAAAGAGAAAAATGAGAGTGAAAAGAAAAATAGATACTTAAACAATAAGTAGAGAAGCTAAAAAGAACAATTCCTTCTCTTAAAAAGAATAAAAGTCAAAGCACTATGATTAAAACCTTTAATTCTTTAATTCAATTCAAATATCAATTTATTAAAATACAATTTATGTAATTAGAAATTAGACAAGAATGCTACTTATAAATAACACTTTTCATAATTAAAAAAACTATTAATATAAAAATAACTTGTGGTCAAAGAAAAACATGTTTGATAACATCATGTAAGGTGCAATGGTATGATTTTAATAATGTTGTATCCTAACCTTTGGcttgagaaagaagaagaaaaagtaaaACAAAAGCAACTTTGTATGAAGCCATTCTCTCTTTGTATGATGCTATTCAATATAGTCTTAGGAGACAAAAAGTTTATAAAAACATGTGTGATTTTATTGATGAAATCATATGGAATTTATAAAGAGTTTAGTATAGAAATTTTAAGGTATAATTAATAACTTACCAATATTGACTCTctaaaaatggaaaaaaatataatgagttAAGTCAAAATGTATCAAAGTCAGATTAAGATAATCAGATGGAGCTAGATTGACAAAGTTCGATTCTTATTATCATCAATGTAGTCTTATTGCTATGAACTTCTACACAGactttaaatgttgaacttaccaatttaaaatttaaaatctgTCTTTAATCATCGTACgtgctttatacaattttatatattttttcttttggtCACTCCGGCAGTTGTAATTTGTTAGTCGTGATTAGTTGacctattaaatttaaatatcagAATTGATGTACTCGATTAAAAAGGAATGGAGAAACAGAAATGTTTGTTTGTGATAGATTGACAATTAAACCTATTagtcatcataatttatattttctATTATTAAGCAACGTAATTAAAACTATATGTGTGCTCCTTATGTACCTTAATTTACAAATCTAATACTTTCTAAAATGATTAATCTTTTGTTGCAACAAAAGAATAATATATCCTACTCATATCAGGGGTGGAGCTAGCATATGCCGATTACGGGTTCGGCTGAACCTAGCAACGTTGGTTCAAGCCTATATTtgtctaaaaaaaaaaatagaaaatgggtaacatattaatttagaacccaataactttaaaaaaaaattagaatctcGAACCTATTAGCTTCATATCCTCGCTTTACCTCTTCTCATAATGACATATTTTCTACGTATAATTAGTATGGTTTCTCGCCCCATAACACCAGCCATATTCAAATTCTATTGCGTTGATCAAATTAAAGTTTAGAaacttcaatttcgaaattttcaaGCCAGAATTACGTAATAGATAATTTCTTAATTCGACATAGATAAATCAGAGCTTGGGAGATCTAACCATTCAGTATTCGAAGCTCATTGGTTTGGCTAATTCGAATTTGCGTCAAATAGTCACACTAATTAAGAGGGGTAAACATAAAACGTCTTCTACCAATAAGTTATTTATTTCCCGGCATAGGAGGATCTAGTGTACAACTTATGGGTTCGTTAGAATCTAATCGTGTTGACTTAACCCTGTATATGTATTCAAAATTCACTAAATgagtaaaaataatatatttcaaACCCAACAATCAAACGTGATGTGGTAGAATTCCAAACTCGAACCCATATAATtagtatataatctatgtataccgacTCTAAAGTAAACAATGAATCTGACCGgttatttgtgtaacaatcccaTACTTATTTTTGAGATAACCCAAGTTTTGCTATATATTTTTACCATATAGAATGAGGAGCAACTAACCAAAAGCATTATCACCCTTTTACACTATTTTCATACgaagtttctttctttttttcttttggtggAATTGATCTCCCAATTTAATTTAGTATGAAatcaaaattaaaagtaaaaattGTACGGGCGCCTTATTTGGTCGCCCTTTTTAAACttatacccgttttatttttccgtttgcatccttacccatttttttgttaaaagcattttaaaaagacgatttcgcccttctttaataaaagactattgacaaaaccGTAGATTACATGGCAAAACTTCagtatgttttggtatgaaaattttgcaaatgaactaaataacttcagcatgcaatagaaaaaactaattaaaaaattacatactgcaagacaaaaaacttaagtatgtttagtgtgaagttttagcaaatgaactaaaaaactttagcttgtttagactgaaatttcggataaaactcatgaaaaAATTATAGACTGCATGACAAAACTTcaacatgttttggtatgaaattttagcaaatgaactaaataatttcggcatgcattagcaaaaactcattagaaaattacatactgcaagacaaaaacttaagcatgtttagtctgaaattttagcaaatgaactaaaaaacttaagcatgtttagtctgaagttttagcaaatgaactaaataatttcagcatgcattagcaaaaactcattagaaaattgcatactgcaagacaaaaatgtaaacatgttttgtctgaagttttagcaaatgaactaaaaatttaagcatgtttagtctgaaattttagcaaatgaactaaataacttaagcatgtttagtatggagttttagcaaatgaactaaaacacttaagcatgtttagtctgaaatttcagcaaatgaactaaaaaatttaagcatgtttagtctgaaattttagcaaatgaactaaaaatgtAAGCATgcttagtctgaagttttagcaaatgaactaaataatttcagcatgcattagcaaaaactcattagaaaattgcatactgcaagacaaaaatgtaaacatgttttgtctgaagttttagcaaatgaactaaaaatttaagcatgtttagtctgaaattttagcaaatgaactaaataacttaagcatgtttagtatggagttttagcaaatgaactaaaacacttaagcatgtttagtctgaaatttcagtaaatgaactaaataacttcaacatgtttagactgaagtttcggataaaactaatgacaaaactgtagactataggataaataatttcagcatgcattagcatgaagttttagcttcaatgtgaaacaacttcatgttATGTTAGCATGAAATTTTAGtttcaaggtgaaacaacttcatgcaagtgtaattctgaagatgaatcttgacaagtttatgtttttTTGATAAAGCTGTtgagaggagaggaggagatCTTTTTTCACGAATGAGGTTGCAGATCACACGACTAATGCGAGATGCAAGTTGTATATCTTTGTCAGGgatgtaattgtcatattattatggATTTTTTGTCAGCTGGCTaccaaataaataatttttaaaaatatggtacatgttaaaaggtggcacaaatatagggtacggctccaaatccccaaaattaagCTTCTCCCTCAATTATAGATTATAAACATTTTCTCTGTCCTATCTCATTATCGTGCCATTGTTATCATATCCATTCCTACTATATTAAACTCGAAATAATTTAAGAGATATAATTATCCTTAGGCAAATTCTATCCATATAGAATATGAAACTCTATTTATAATGGCTAGTATTAAAAAATAGAGAGCCAAAAAGTGGCCAGTGGACGCAATTTTTGTTTTGGGCCAACCCAACTAATTCAACTGATCCGGTGACAGGCTTTTTGTCCATTCTTATGGACTCTTGGATAGATGGAGCCGTAGAAATGATATCAGGTAGTCACTCTAAATGGATACTATTTAGAAATTAGTAAATGCATcttgaattttagtttttcaatTCAATTTTTAGCGACAAAATATCCCGaattattttgaaattaagatTTTTTGTTTAAAATTTTAAGATAAAATGTGTATTGGCTAATCCCTGAATAGCATCCCTAAAAATGGTTTTCGCCCCAACGGGCTCACAAACTTTATTGAATGTCTCTTAATTAAGACAAGAAAATACTAAATGTGAGAATATCAACAAAATGCGTAGGGGGATTATTCTCATTCTGTTCTCACATAGGTTTTATTACATTATGTTAATCTGTTGTTTTCTTCTTCGTGTAGCCATATGATATATGAAGATCACTAGCCTGGCTAATTTAAATTGTCGTCAGGTAAGATTTTTCATTCTCAAGGCACGAATGGCAAGATCTCTAATTATTGACAAATGGATCCGAATCATTGAGTAACACACTCCAAATTTATTGAATGTCTCCTAATTAAGACACAAGAAAATGCAAAATGTGAGTGTCTTGTATCAACAAAACAATTAGGAAATTTATTCTTACACTTTTCTCTCATAAGAGTACTATTTATTTCTTTTTGAGCCCATATTAATCCTTTCGACGTTTTGAGCATCAGATTCTCAATCCAAAATGGATGTCTAGTCGAAACCACTTTAAATCTCATACACTTTATTTATATGCTTTTCTATCTTCAATTTCCCAAGTCTACCCATCCATCCCAATCAAGCACAAAGATTGTTTCACTATGTttgtgaaaaaaaagaaaagaaaaagagaacacTCACAAACATGGCATAGGAGAAGAGCACCCGAGGGCGTGACCTAGTAATTAATGAAGTGAGTGAAAATTACGAGACACTAAAATTTAAATCTCAGCGAATAAGAAAAAAACGTTAGGTAATATCTTATGATTTAGCTAACTTTTTGTGAACAAAGTTACTAAATAGTTATACTAAGTAAAATAGTCAAAGTATGTAAAGACTCATTTAAATATTACTATGTAAAAGAAGACGGCATACGAAATACAACGAAAATTATGAGTTCGGTTGAACTTATAGCCTCGCCAACTTGTAAGCTCAATCAAACACTATAGAATAACCTTTTCCAAAGATGGGATCTTTTAAGGTTCAACTTTGAGAGCATTTTGTATTGTTTCATCTTCCATGTGAAAAAAGTCAGAAAATACTGTGTTGGTATTTATTCTCGTGGGGATAGGTAAATGGAAATGGGGTCTACTTGAAAAATCAAGTTTGCACACTTCTCTAGTAATTCTATTTTATATCAAACAGCTTCTAAAGTGTTTGATATCgaattaattgattttttgaaAAAGATTACTACTCTCTCCATTCACCatgtatattaaaaatataattttattttttacttgtcactttacgcatatcaagagaagatattttttttttcttgttatactcacagtatttattactcatttcaaatcattttctcaaatccaataaaatatgcatcaattaatatatatattatggtaaattatacactttatttattatttcttaatgGACGTGAAAAGTTAAAACCTGACAAGTAGTAGTTATTAACTTTTCAAGGATCTCTTCACAAGTGATTCTGAATGACTAATTTTTTCAATCTTTTCTACTTTCGTTTCATAAGAGCAAGTCAACAAATTAAAGAAATAAAACTATCTGATTTAATTAATTCTCAAATAGGAGTGGCAACGCAGTGGAGCAAGAATCGAGCAAAGCAAAAttactttttattattattattattattattattattattattattattattattatattttttatttttgagaaaagaAGTTATGTTGGGACGCAGGGAAGAGGATTGTAAACAAGAACATGAAAACTCATCTACTAAGCATAAGCAAATTTAGTAGGTTCAACTGAATTTATTATCTCTCAATTCTTGAACTATGTACTTACCTATATGCCAAAAAAGAGAGTAAAATTCATATAACAATATTATATTCATTCTGAATCCGTTAATTCTAAATTTTTGATTCGACTCGATTATGAGGTCCGGTCGTATAACTGTAAATTCATTGGCTGGCACTTGCAGTACTGACTTGGTGTATCAGTGGAAGGTGTGGCTGCATTTACAAATTGTACATATTTGAGAAAGTTAGAATAATAAcatatttggccaagctttatTGAGgcaaaaataacttttttttgtcaaaagtattttttttctaaaattaaggtgtttgaccaagcttttgaaaggaaaaaaaaaatacttttgaggagAATCAGAAGTAGTTTTGGAGAAgcaagaaaaaaatagtttctcttcaaaaatattttttttaaaagcacttttgagaaaaatacacttagaaacagtTAATTAAAATTTGGTCAAATACTAATTGTTATTCAGAAGTGTTTTTCATATAAATTAATAAAGCACAAACTGTTTCTcatcaaaaatacttttgaaaaaaaaatatttttgaacaaaaaatacttctcaaaataagcagatttttTAAGTGCTTAGACATTGCGGGGTTTACTATGTGAAGTTATAGTTGGTTGTACTATTGGTGGGGTATTTACTATTTAAACTACCTAGTAGCATTAGCCAAATAGTAAACTCAAAGTGAaaaactatctccttaaaccttataagaaaagttatttttctttctgAGTATTTGGTGTCGACGGCTCACTAACTCGACTAATTTGTATTTGGGCTATAGAAAGTATATTATTAGAGATTTAGCTTTTCTGGTcaaagaaaattttatttttagggTTCGAACTCAAGACCTATACAAGATTAAGGAACTCTTCAAATATTTGGTGTTGAGAACTCATTGGCTCGACTAATCCTAGTATTTCTGTATATTGTGGGAATGGAGTTGGCTCTTCCTACCAAAATTAACGGAATCCAATAACCTCTCTTCTCAAAGTATAGGTACGCCCTTGCATAAAGTGGGGCAATATTATACCCCGTCCAACCGGACATTGTCAAAAGTTGAAGCTGACAACGTAGGGTCTTTGCAATATATCACTAAATTTAAGATTCGTGTAGtatttgtatttgtaaaatattGTAATAGGAGTAGCATAAATCCGTAGAAAGTGTGACAAGACAATTGATATACATTCATTTAGCTGTATAATACAGGACTATGGAGTGGCTTACTGCTATTAATTTAGAAATAATATGCGAGCAACAAGAAAGTTGAAAATATGATTGAAAAACTgtctttaaaattttattaatcatagggctttaaatagccaaataaataaagtagtagaCTCCTCCTATAACTAAATTACTTAACTCTTACTataattaaaattctgaatcttctagcAGACTCCTCCTAAAACTAAACAACTAATTATTCTAGAAAACAGTAGCAGTAACAGATGCAAAATTCAACACTCATCCTTGCTTCTGTTGCTGCAGTCTAAAGAAGGTCATCCTCAATTCCTTCTTCTGCTATTAGTGCTTGTGCATGAGCATCTTTGAACTTGCACACTTTTGTAACATGACGTTTTTGTTTCCAATTTCCACATGATGCATCAAGTCTCCACCAACAAATTTTTTCTAAGTGTGTTTTCTTTTTGCAATATTTGCAACAAGGATAATCGACTTTTTCTTTTTGGTGTTTCGCATAAAAAAATACCCTCAGTAATTTTGTCTTGTCTAAAGGCCCTTCTTTGCTCTTGTGCTTGAAGAGCACTTATTATTTCTGCAACAAAGATGGTAGAGACATCTTTATACTCTTCGAGAGAGAAAATTTTGGATTCAAATCTCTCGGGAACTGTCACAAGAATTTTTTCAACTATCCTGTCATCTTTGAAATCCTCACCAAGTAACCTGATTTTATTGACAATTAAAGAAATTCGGTCAGAATACTTAGCGATGGTCTCATCATCTTGCATTCTAAGAGATTCAAAatctcttttcaaatttaaaatctgatTTTGTCTGCCTCGTTCACTTCCTTGATACTCTTGTTTAAGTATTTCCCAAGTTTCTTTTACTGTCTCACATGCAATGATTTTAGAGAAGATTAAATCTGTAATTGAATTTTGAATTATAGTTTTGGCtttgtattttttgattttctcATCTGAATGAGCTTTGATTTGGGCAAGGGTAGGATTTGCAGGAAGTGGTTGTATATATTTGTCTTCCATTACAACTTCCCATATATCATAAGTTTCAAGATAAGATTTCATCTTCACTGACCAAATCTGATAGTTTTCACCAGTGAAAGTTTGTGGGGTATTCAAAGAGAGACTGATGCTTGCCATTGTTAAAAATTTGGTTAAAAATCGGTATGGGTAAAAATGCGTACGGTTTAAAAGTGGTTGAAATTGGTTGTTTTTCAGCGAATTCAGAGATCCGTCAAGATCAATGGAGGCTCTGATACCTATATTATGTATTTTAGAAAAAAATATGCAAGCAACAAGAAGGTTGAAAATAGGATTGAAAAActgtttctaaaattttattaatcataGTGCTTTAAATaaccaaataaataaagtagtagacttctcctacaactaaattactaaactcttactataattaaaattctgaatcttctagcAGACTCCTCCTAAAACGAAATAACTAATTATTCTAGAAAATAGTAGCAGTAAcagatgcaaaatccaacacttaCCTCCATAGAAATCTTCTTAGACCAATAagttctttttgttatttttgttcgGTGTTCAGTATCCCTATTAGAGTCTTGACTAATTCAAATTCGTATTATATAAgactcaacaataacaacaataacatacccagtatagtCCCACAAATGAGATATGAGGAGAGTAATGAGTACGTAGTTTTACCCTTATATTTATGCAAAtagaaaagctatttttgataGGCCGTCGGCtcattaaaagaaaaaataattctattaaaaaaaaaattcctttctttgtgctcgaactcgaaatttcTTCTATCAATCTCACTACAACCTTGGGATCGACCAACAAATTTCTTATACCAAATACCTAAATCAAGAAAAGAGAAAGATCATATGCATGTGTATTGTGCAGTGCAAACTTACCAAAGCACTGTTGTTTCTTTCTTAGCTGCAGACTGTAGCTGCTAATTTCCTAGTAGTAACTTCTAATAAGTACTAAATTACTTAAgcggattcaaaatttaaaatttataaatttttattataatttttttaattaatttataataataataataataattaagtttatagtaaattattttataaatttctTTATACATATATAAATCTAAATAAAAGTTACTGAATTAACGTGAATTCATATATAATACTAGCATTATAAATCCGCCCCTATTAAACTAGCACATTTTTCATGGAAAGTTCTATGAAATCATCACCGTTCATTAACATTTTTgacatataattaaaaaaaaagagctTTATTGGGACAAGATCATAATGGAGGTTCAGTTTGACTCTCACACAAGACTGACAAGATGGatttcttaaaaatatttttctccttcATTGTCTTTTTATGTTTGGTAGAAAAAtactttaagaaaagaaatacaaTTACATGTTGTGATGGGGAGTTTGTTCATACGACGTATAAATCACGGGTTCGAGCTGTCGAAATAGTTATTAATGCTTGCGTTAAAGTACTCTGTTTACATCAATATCTCTTGAAAGATGACCCTTTCCTAGATCCTACGTAAACTGAGAATATTTTGTACATCAAGTTGCCCTTTTTTAATTTGCAATTACatgttgccattcttgatagtgATAACTTACAATTGTTTCTTGTGTATTTTATACAGATATTTGACTTGTTTATACAGATATTTTCTTATTACAGCAAGAAAAAAAGCAGCACAAGTTGAAATAGCATAATTTATAGCAATTGAAAACTACAGTCACCGTCCACAGAAACAAAAATACTATATGGGATTGCACTTTCCTTAATCAGAGGTCTCGGGTTCGAGCACTGAGTATGAAAAAACGTTGATATGGAGCGCTTCCAACCGAATGGGGCCTTACGCGGCGCGAATTCGGATATAATCTGGCTCCAATGCGAGTACCGGACTCCGgatgaaaaaccaaaaaaaaaaggtaCTATTTTGAGTTTGTCCGTAAACTGTAGGTTGGCCCCTACATTTTAGGATTCATTTACATTAATACACACATTTTGCTCATTTATTAAAATCTGCCCCTTCTGTCCACCGACGCTTCACAGTAGCCCCACTTTCCTGCCATTCATACCATATTAATACATTGTCCTTTACTAATTCAAACCGAATCAAAATTAAATTTATAAAGTAGAATTTGTAAATGATTTTTCAATGAAATCTTAATGGAAATTGAAATAAGAACATGTTTGTCGTTTAATTgtcaat
This region of Nicotiana tomentosiformis chromosome 4, ASM39032v3, whole genome shotgun sequence genomic DNA includes:
- the LOC138909183 gene encoding uncharacterized protein — encoded protein: MASISLSLNTPQTFTGENYQIWSVKMKSYLETYDIWEVVMEDKYIQPLPANPTLAQIKAHSDEKIKKYKAKTIIQNSITDLIFSKIIACETVKETWEILKQEYQGSERGRQNQILNLKRDFESLRMQDDETIAKYSDRISLIVNKIRLLGEDFKDDRIVEKILVTVPERFESKIFSLEEYKDVSTIFVAEIISALQAQEQRRAFRQDKITEVCKFKDAHAQALIAEEGIEDDLL